From Desulfurella sp.:
TGATTGCAGCATGCACTGAAATTCCTATATTGATACCATACAAACAAGAGCACATTCAAATAATTGATGCCACGGATTGTTTAGCAAAAAATGTTGTAAAATTTTGTAGGGAGTAAATATGCTCTTATGTAATAAATGCGGAAAAAAATATTCAATGAATGAATCTGTCTGGCAATGTGAATGTTCTGGTTTACTGGACATTGATTTTAAGGCTATCCTTAAATTTAATGAAATTAACAGAAGACCNNNNNNNNNNACCAACAATGTGGCGCTATAGAGAAGCTATACCTATAGAAAATGATATCAATATAGTTTCTTTTAATGAAGGTTTTACGCCTATTGTAGATTATTCAACTAGCTCTGGTAATGTTTTATTGAAATTAGATTATTTGTTCCCAACAGGCTCTTATAAAGACAGAGGAGCCAGCGTTCTTATAAGCAAAGCAAATGAAATTGGTGTAAAAAAAGTTATTGAAGATTCTTCTGGAAACGCAGGATGCGCAATCGCTGCTTATTGTGCAAAAGCGAAAATAGAATGTGAAATATATGTACCGCAAGATACATCCATTGCAAAATTAACGCAAGTCAAAGCATATGGTGCTAAACTAAATATAGTAAATGGAAATCGCCTACAAACTGCACAAAAAGCCCTACAAGATGCAAAAAATACTTAT
This genomic window contains:
- a CDS encoding threonine synthase yields the protein PTMWRYREAIPIENDINIVSFNEGFTPIVDYSTSSGNVLLKLDYLFPTGSYKDRGASVLISKANEIGVKKVIEDSSGNAGCAIAAYCAKAKIECEIYVPQDTSIAKLTQVKAYGAKLNIVNGNRLQTAQKALQDAKNTYYASHTYNPFFFQGTKTLAFEVFEQLNDSIPDYIFIPTGNGTMFIGVYLGFMDLAQNGYIDNLPKLIAIQSENCAPIFKQYKENLKVPQKVDEKYTLAEGIAINEPIRSNQIIDIIKKTNGDAITVNEQ